A region of Legionella donaldsonii DNA encodes the following proteins:
- the bioB gene encoding biotin synthase BioB: MSNNNSRWTFDEVASIYEQPFNDLIYAAHGVHKSNHPANSLQLAKLLSIKTGACPEDCGYCSQSGHYKTHVEKEKLMSIEQVLAKAEEAKASGAKRFCMGAAWRCPPDKAMPELKAMIEGVKAMGLETCMTLGMLDREQACALKEAGLDYYNHNIDTSPSYYGKVTTTRQFSDRLDTIENVRKAGINVCCGGILGLGESREDRIEFLLTLANMETPPESVPINRLIPVEGTPLAKSKQVEGIELVRTIATARLLMPKSAIRLTAGRTEMSDELQALCYFAGANSVFIGNKLLTEDNPQRDKDKFLFEKLGLNAFTEA; the protein is encoded by the coding sequence GTGAGTAATAATAATTCACGTTGGACATTTGATGAGGTGGCCAGTATTTATGAACAACCATTTAACGATCTTATTTATGCCGCACATGGCGTTCATAAGAGCAATCATCCGGCTAATTCTCTGCAATTGGCGAAATTACTAAGTATCAAGACAGGTGCTTGTCCAGAGGATTGTGGTTATTGTTCACAAAGTGGCCATTATAAAACGCATGTGGAAAAAGAAAAATTAATGTCAATAGAGCAGGTACTCGCTAAAGCAGAAGAAGCCAAGGCAAGTGGAGCTAAGCGCTTTTGTATGGGTGCTGCATGGCGTTGTCCTCCTGACAAGGCGATGCCCGAATTAAAAGCCATGATTGAGGGAGTCAAGGCAATGGGTTTAGAAACCTGTATGACCTTAGGCATGCTTGATCGTGAACAGGCTTGTGCTCTAAAAGAGGCGGGATTGGATTATTACAATCATAATATCGATACCTCGCCTTCCTACTATGGCAAGGTAACCACAACGCGTCAATTTAGTGATCGACTGGATACCATAGAAAATGTGCGTAAGGCTGGTATTAATGTTTGCTGTGGCGGTATTTTAGGATTAGGGGAGAGCCGTGAAGACCGCATCGAGTTTTTGCTGACTTTGGCCAATATGGAAACTCCACCTGAAAGCGTTCCAATTAATCGCTTGATTCCAGTCGAAGGAACGCCTTTAGCGAAATCCAAACAGGTAGAGGGAATTGAATTGGTAAGGACTATTGCTACAGCGCGATTACTCATGCCAAAGAGTGCTATTCGTCTTACTGCCGGGCGCACTGAAATGAGCGATGAGCTGCAAGCTTTATGTTATTTTGCAGGTGCTAATTCAGTGTTTATAGGTAATAAATTATTAACTGAAGACAATCCGCAACGCGATAAAGATAAATTTTTATTTGAGAAATTAGGGCTCAACGCCTTTACTGAAGCATGA
- a CDS encoding FmdB family zinc ribbon protein translates to MPIYEYECTSCHHQFDLMQKISDAPAKQCPRCLENTAVRLVSAAGFQLKGTGWYATDFKNKGKQENKKDTVVSDNTAKPASEEKKTTDSKSSTTSTKGDKD, encoded by the coding sequence ATGCCAATTTATGAATATGAGTGTACAAGTTGTCATCACCAGTTCGATCTGATGCAAAAAATAAGCGATGCTCCTGCGAAGCAGTGTCCGCGTTGTTTGGAAAATACGGCTGTGCGCCTGGTTTCTGCTGCCGGTTTTCAGTTAAAAGGAACTGGTTGGTATGCAACGGATTTTAAAAATAAAGGCAAGCAAGAAAACAAGAAAGACACCGTGGTTTCTGATAATACAGCTAAACCGGCGTCTGAAGAAAAAAAGACGACTGACTCTAAATCATCAACAACCAGTACAAAAGGTGATAAAGATTGA
- a CDS encoding aminotransferase class I/II-fold pyridoxal phosphate-dependent enzyme — protein MISQSLILYSKQLQQQGLHRKRTLPACFDDRDVINFSSNDYLSLTADERVKKAFQRGFANYPSGSGGSMVVCGYHPVHRELEKAFALALEVDDALLFSSGYTANLGVISLLARFEGELLIDRAAHASFYDGLKLAKAQYNRFLHNDLDNLAIKLQAMTSNPVVITESVFSMSGQTACLAELARLCARHKAELIVDEAHAFGVLGPQGLGAVAQHGLTQKEVPLRIIPFGKAFASQGAMVVGQGEWIDALLQSARSHLYSTAVSPAIAYGLLETLSIVREADERRQKLLYLIDYFQQAIKSSSLRWRHSQTAIQQLQLGCPHQALVYAHFLHEKGIFCQAMRAPTVSKKDTGLRVILNYHHEPVHIDYLFSQLQRLYESTY, from the coding sequence ATGATTAGTCAATCTCTTATCCTTTATTCAAAGCAGTTGCAACAGCAGGGTTTACATCGTAAACGAACACTGCCTGCCTGCTTTGATGATAGGGACGTTATTAATTTCAGCTCGAATGACTATCTTTCATTAACTGCAGATGAACGAGTGAAGAAAGCGTTTCAAAGAGGTTTCGCTAACTATCCATCCGGTAGTGGTGGCTCCATGGTTGTTTGTGGCTATCATCCGGTTCACCGCGAACTAGAAAAGGCTTTTGCTTTGGCATTAGAGGTTGATGATGCGCTCTTGTTTAGTTCAGGCTACACAGCGAATTTGGGCGTCATCTCTTTGCTTGCTCGTTTTGAAGGGGAGCTCCTTATTGATAGGGCAGCACATGCTTCATTTTACGATGGTTTGAAACTTGCCAAAGCCCAATACAATCGATTTTTACATAATGATTTGGATAATTTGGCAATTAAATTACAAGCGATGACTTCTAATCCAGTTGTAATCACTGAAAGTGTATTTAGCATGAGTGGGCAAACCGCTTGTCTTGCTGAACTCGCGCGCTTATGCGCCAGGCATAAGGCAGAGCTTATTGTGGATGAAGCCCATGCTTTTGGTGTGCTTGGCCCACAAGGGTTGGGAGCTGTAGCCCAACATGGACTAACCCAGAAAGAAGTGCCTTTAAGAATAATACCCTTTGGTAAAGCGTTTGCTTCCCAAGGTGCGATGGTTGTAGGACAGGGAGAATGGATAGATGCCTTGTTACAGTCAGCTCGCTCTCATCTCTATTCAACAGCCGTTAGTCCAGCAATCGCCTATGGTTTGTTGGAAACACTGAGCATTGTTAGAGAGGCGGATGAGCGACGACAAAAATTGTTGTATTTGATTGATTATTTTCAGCAAGCTATTAAGAGTTCGTCACTAAGATGGCGACATTCGCAAACCGCTATTCAGCAATTACAGTTGGGTTGCCCTCATCAGGCCTTGGTTTATGCACATTTCTTACATGAAAAAGGAATTTTTTGCCAAGCTATGCGTGCGCCTACCGTGAGTAAAAAAGACACTGGTTTAAGAGTTATTTTGAATTATCATCATGAGCCAGTCCATATCGATTACTTATTTTCTCAATTACAACGTCTTTATGAATCTACATATTAA
- the bioD gene encoding dethiobiotin synthase: protein MKTFFITGTDTNCGKTYVTCQLLDYLNEQQKKGLALKPVASGCFLSNGQLLNDDVLSLQKHNRNQDYSINGWQFPEPISPHLAAKAAGSSLTAHEIADFCLSRQFANHDYLLVEGAGGLLVPLNDKETWLDFLNLTQMPVILVVGMRLGCLNHALLTASVLKNNRTACVGWVANCLDKEMLALTENIATLSLKMEMPLLATIPYQGKLTETIKLSQLFV from the coding sequence ATGAAGACCTTCTTTATTACGGGCACGGACACGAATTGCGGTAAAACCTACGTTACCTGCCAATTATTAGATTATTTAAATGAACAACAGAAAAAAGGTTTGGCCTTAAAACCAGTAGCTAGCGGATGTTTTCTAAGCAATGGACAGTTGCTGAATGATGATGTCTTAAGTTTGCAAAAACATAATAGGAATCAGGATTACTCAATTAATGGTTGGCAGTTTCCCGAGCCAATATCTCCACATCTTGCTGCGAAGGCAGCCGGTAGTTCTTTAACAGCACATGAAATCGCCGATTTCTGCTTGAGCAGGCAATTTGCTAATCATGACTATTTGTTGGTTGAAGGAGCAGGGGGATTACTAGTACCACTAAACGATAAAGAAACTTGGCTGGATTTCCTAAACCTGACACAAATGCCTGTAATCTTGGTAGTTGGCATGCGTCTTGGTTGTTTAAACCATGCTTTGTTGACGGCGAGTGTATTAAAAAATAATCGCACAGCTTGTGTAGGATGGGTTGCGAATTGTCTGGATAAAGAGATGTTGGCTTTAACCGAAAACATCGCCACATTATCCTTAAAAATGGAAATGCCACTTTTGGCAACTATCCCGTATCAGGGAAAATTAACTGAAACTATTAAATTGTCACAACTGTTTGTTTAG
- a CDS encoding DUF502 domain-containing protein — translation MKSKYLRSYLLTGLVVWLPILVTFVVLRFIIDILDNTMALLPKAYQPEQLLGVHLPGLGVVLSLALLLVTGIIATNILGQRLVIFGEALLARIPLVRSIYNAAKQVIQAVFATNSQAFRKVLLIEYPRKDLWSLAFLTGKTSPELCAHTGEEMLSLFVPTTPNPTSGFLMMIPKRDAIELSMTVDEALKFIISLGVMQAPPSIGSEVKI, via the coding sequence TTGAAATCTAAATATCTTCGCAGTTATCTGTTAACAGGTTTGGTAGTATGGTTACCGATCTTAGTCACCTTTGTGGTATTGCGTTTTATCATTGATATCCTTGATAACACGATGGCCCTTTTACCAAAAGCGTACCAGCCAGAGCAGCTTTTAGGAGTCCACCTACCAGGTTTAGGTGTTGTTTTATCGCTGGCTTTGTTGTTAGTGACGGGTATTATCGCAACCAACATTTTGGGGCAACGGTTAGTGATTTTTGGCGAAGCATTGCTTGCCAGAATTCCATTGGTACGCTCCATATACAATGCAGCAAAACAAGTAATTCAGGCAGTTTTTGCTACCAATAGTCAGGCTTTTCGTAAAGTGTTGTTAATTGAATATCCTCGCAAAGATCTCTGGAGTCTTGCTTTCCTAACGGGTAAAACCAGTCCAGAGCTTTGTGCTCATACTGGAGAAGAAATGCTTTCTCTATTTGTACCAACAACACCGAATCCTACATCAGGGTTTTTGATGATGATACCCAAACGAGATGCGATTGAGTTATCAATGACCGTTGATGAGGCGTTAAAATTCATCATTTCTTTGGGCGTAATGCAAGCACCACCATCGATCGGTTCGGAAGTAAAAATTTAA
- a CDS encoding alpha/beta fold hydrolase, producing MNLHINIIGKGRPLVFFHGWGFDHRVWLPLARLLSARYCLYLVDLPGFGQSSVMSWEVFKKQLLPQLPEHFALAGWSMGGLFATRLALEEPERVSYLLNIASSPRFIKEKNWPGVEQAIFDNFFQKLASQPTRTISEFIALQLKDQSYNYSFPPSPSLSGLEAGLQVLADWDLRQSLYTFTKPTGFMFGRLDAITPRMTMATMQKLYPAFDYVMFDKAAHMPFLSHPDEFIAILERILQ from the coding sequence ATGAATCTACATATTAACATTATAGGGAAAGGTCGTCCCTTGGTTTTTTTTCATGGATGGGGCTTTGATCATCGAGTATGGTTGCCGCTTGCCCGTCTTCTAAGTGCTCGCTATTGCCTTTATCTTGTTGATTTACCTGGATTTGGTCAAAGTTCAGTGATGAGTTGGGAAGTATTCAAAAAGCAGTTATTACCACAACTACCCGAGCATTTTGCTTTAGCTGGCTGGTCAATGGGAGGTCTATTTGCTACCCGTTTGGCGCTTGAAGAACCTGAGCGCGTATCTTATTTGTTAAATATTGCTTCCTCACCACGCTTTATCAAAGAAAAGAATTGGCCCGGCGTTGAGCAGGCAATTTTTGATAATTTTTTCCAAAAATTAGCTTCTCAACCAACAAGGACTATTTCTGAGTTTATTGCTCTGCAGCTCAAAGATCAGTCCTATAACTACAGCTTTCCACCAAGTCCTTCCCTATCTGGTTTAGAGGCTGGATTGCAGGTGTTGGCTGATTGGGATTTACGGCAATCACTCTATACGTTTACCAAGCCAACTGGTTTTATGTTTGGACGGCTTGATGCAATTACACCTCGAATGACAATGGCGACTATGCAGAAACTGTATCCTGCTTTTGATTATGTGATGTTTGATAAAGCGGCGCATATGCCTTTTTTGTCACATCCAGATGAATTTATTGCTATTTTGGAGCGTATTTTACAATGA